In the genome of Flavobacteriales bacterium, one region contains:
- a CDS encoding T9SS type A sorting domain-containing protein translates to MIRNLILLTTACIPFFAHGQATQHDCTAHTITEHYLAQQGLSTDLQAALPHVNGSFRGGSYTVPVVVHVVYNTTAENVSDAAIMAMVNQMNQDYSETNSDIGIVRPAFSGVVANVGFNFCLAQIDPSGNATTGITRTQTSQTWFDPDTETNIMKEAQYGKTPWNTNQYLNIWVCDITSGATGGFITVGYAYLPVGGVVGSGIDGLVIDYNYGLNAGDRTATHEIGHYFGLQHTFDDGGTCNNADGFTDTPNTNSPTYSCSNTTLMKCGVLTQYENFMDYSNCSAMFTDQQANYMAGILTGVRSGLLSNSACGNTSGYCTPTAASGTGDGDFINSVQLGTINNLNTGGITAPTYTNYSASHSTNLTQGIQYTLTVQGGTYQPDHYTAWIDHDQDETFEASEKMTEVTSSAADQTMTFTFTVPASATLGETRMRVRGVYHNTGEPTPNTDPCFAYAFGETEDYGITIQSATTTGYCIPTSTTGTTVGDFINSVQLGSINNLNSGASAAPFYFDLSAIHSTTLVVGTQYTLTVQGGTYQPDHYTTWIDLDQDETFEASEKMSEVVSSSADQVMTFVFTVPANATIGNTRMRVRGVYHAQGEPTPDTDPCYAYVYGETEDYGILIDVNTGVNAFDQSSIQVYPNPAGSTVHLVLPSDQFAFVELVDMQGRTVATYTSNTSLKTLDLQGVSNGTYVLRILQGDQLQTKPLLVNSRVH, encoded by the coding sequence ATGATCCGGAACCTTATCCTTCTTACAACAGCTTGTATTCCCTTCTTTGCGCATGGCCAAGCGACACAACACGATTGTACAGCGCATACGATCACTGAACACTATTTGGCTCAACAAGGTTTGAGTACGGACCTACAGGCAGCTTTGCCGCATGTGAACGGATCGTTCCGCGGTGGTAGCTACACCGTACCTGTTGTCGTTCACGTCGTTTACAACACAACGGCTGAAAATGTCTCCGATGCTGCGATCATGGCAATGGTCAACCAGATGAACCAGGACTATTCCGAGACCAACTCCGATATTGGAATTGTGCGACCAGCATTCAGTGGTGTTGTGGCGAATGTGGGCTTCAATTTCTGTCTTGCCCAGATCGACCCTTCCGGAAATGCAACCACCGGGATAACGCGTACACAAACATCGCAAACATGGTTCGACCCGGACACGGAAACGAATATCATGAAAGAAGCCCAGTACGGGAAAACGCCGTGGAACACGAACCAATACCTCAACATCTGGGTCTGTGACATTACCAGTGGTGCTACTGGTGGGTTCATCACGGTAGGTTATGCATATCTACCGGTCGGTGGCGTAGTCGGCTCCGGGATCGATGGCCTTGTTATCGATTACAACTATGGACTTAACGCTGGTGACCGTACCGCAACACACGAGATCGGGCACTATTTCGGTTTGCAGCATACGTTCGACGACGGTGGGACATGTAACAATGCGGATGGCTTCACCGACACCCCGAACACCAACAGCCCAACCTATAGTTGCTCCAATACCACGTTGATGAAATGCGGTGTGCTAACGCAATACGAGAATTTCATGGATTACAGCAATTGTTCAGCAATGTTCACTGATCAACAAGCGAATTACATGGCCGGAATACTGACTGGCGTTCGATCAGGCTTGTTGAGCAATTCAGCATGCGGTAACACCAGCGGATATTGTACACCTACAGCAGCATCAGGAACCGGTGATGGTGACTTCATCAATAGCGTACAACTGGGTACCATAAACAATCTGAATACGGGTGGAATAACAGCTCCGACCTACACGAACTACAGTGCTTCGCACAGCACCAACCTCACGCAAGGAATCCAATATACGCTCACCGTTCAAGGTGGAACCTATCAGCCTGACCACTACACTGCTTGGATCGATCATGATCAGGATGAGACCTTCGAAGCCTCGGAAAAAATGACCGAAGTGACCTCTTCTGCTGCCGATCAGACCATGACCTTCACATTTACCGTACCGGCTTCAGCGACCTTGGGAGAAACACGCATGCGTGTACGTGGAGTGTATCATAATACCGGTGAACCAACCCCGAATACCGACCCCTGTTTTGCATATGCATTTGGCGAGACCGAAGACTATGGGATCACCATTCAATCGGCTACCACAACAGGTTATTGCATTCCGACGTCAACAACAGGTACGACTGTAGGTGATTTCATCAATAGTGTTCAACTTGGATCCATCAACAACTTGAACTCTGGTGCTTCTGCCGCACCGTTCTACTTTGATCTAAGCGCTATCCACAGCACAACGCTTGTCGTTGGCACCCAGTACACGCTAACAGTACAGGGTGGCACATATCAACCGGACCATTACACTACCTGGATCGATCTTGACCAGGACGAGACGTTCGAAGCTTCGGAAAAAATGTCGGAAGTCGTATCCTCTTCCGCGGATCAAGTAATGACCTTCGTTTTCACCGTTCCGGCAAATGCTACCATTGGGAATACGCGCATGCGAGTTAGAGGAGTGTATCATGCTCAAGGAGAACCTACACCTGATACCGATCCTTGCTACGCCTATGTATACGGAGAAACGGAAGACTATGGTATTTTGATCGATGTGAATACGGGTGTCAATGCGTTCGATCAGAGCTCCATTCAAGTGTACCCTAACCCTGCAGGATCAACCGTTCACCTCGTCCTACCATCTGACCAATTCGCGTTTGTTGAACTGGTCGATATGCAGGGCAGAACTGTTGCGACCTATACGTCCAATACAAGTCTAAAAACACTTGACCTCCAAGGTGTTTCCAATGGCACGTATGTATTGCGGATCCTCCAAGGCGATCAACTACAGACCAAACCCCTTTTGGTGAACAGTAGGGTACATTGA